One Miscanthus floridulus cultivar M001 chromosome 11, ASM1932011v1, whole genome shotgun sequence DNA window includes the following coding sequences:
- the LOC136490931 gene encoding auxin-responsive protein SAUR32-like, giving the protein MIWKRKTSGRGGSCSGRDEMRERLIPAAAGGGCAAGCVAVLVGGGEEPERVVVDVRALAQPCVRALLEAAQREFGFDQKGVLRIPCAAAEFRRAVAAGGHRCRR; this is encoded by the coding sequence ATGATCTGGAAGCGGAAGACCTCTGGGCGAGGCGGCAGCTGCAGTGGCAGGGACGAGATGCGGGAGCGGCTGATCCCGGCCGCCGCGGGCGGCGGCTGCGCGGCGGGGTGCGTGGCGGTGCTGGTGGGCGGGGGCGAGGAGCCGGAGCGGGTGGTCGTGGACGTGCGCGCGCTGGCGCAGCCCTGCGTGCGGGCGCTGCTGGAGGCTGCGCAGCGGGAGTTCGGCTTCGACCAGAAGGGCGTGCTCCGGATCCCCTGCGCCGCCGCCGAGTTCCGCCGGGCCGTCGCCGCCGGAGGCCACCGGTGCAGACGGTAG